In one Staphylococcus lutrae genomic region, the following are encoded:
- the rnz gene encoding ribonuclease Z, giving the protein MEITFFGTSAGLPTKERHTQSIALKLEPYSTDVWLFDVGEATQHRILHHSIKLGRVSHIFITHMHGDHVFGLPGVLTSRSFQGGESKPLTVVGPKGIKAFIDQNLALTYAHLNYPIHIIEIDQQLDLVLNHFEVMARPLNHGIPCFGYRIQAPHTPGTLDVAKLQAIGMPPGPLYQQVKVQDTFEFNGQIYDAHLFKGPEKKGQVITIFGDTKPSQQALALANHADVLVHESTYIDGDKTLANSYHHSHIDDVLTLVEEAKVKHALLTHISNRYTREDVARIESEIKAKSTLSFQFVEDYDCYQF; this is encoded by the coding sequence ATGGAAATTACATTTTTTGGTACAAGCGCCGGATTACCTACAAAGGAGCGCCATACGCAATCCATCGCATTAAAACTTGAACCGTATTCTACTGACGTATGGTTGTTTGATGTCGGAGAAGCAACGCAACATCGCATTTTACACCACTCAATTAAACTTGGCCGTGTAAGTCACATTTTCATAACACATATGCATGGCGATCATGTCTTTGGTTTGCCCGGTGTGTTGACAAGTCGTTCTTTTCAAGGTGGTGAGTCGAAACCACTGACCGTTGTCGGACCTAAAGGAATAAAAGCGTTTATTGATCAAAACCTTGCATTAACATACGCACATTTGAATTATCCGATACATATAATAGAAATCGACCAGCAACTCGATTTGGTTTTGAATCATTTCGAAGTCATGGCACGCCCACTTAATCATGGGATCCCTTGCTTTGGCTATCGTATACAAGCCCCACATACGCCAGGGACGCTCGATGTCGCGAAACTTCAAGCGATTGGCATGCCACCGGGACCATTGTATCAACAAGTCAAAGTACAAGATACATTCGAATTTAATGGTCAAATTTACGATGCCCATCTGTTTAAAGGTCCAGAGAAGAAAGGGCAGGTGATTACAATTTTTGGCGATACCAAACCGAGTCAACAAGCACTAGCATTAGCCAATCATGCCGATGTCCTCGTACATGAATCTACCTATATTGACGGTGATAAAACATTAGCAAATAGTTATCATCATAGTCATATTGACGATGTGCTGACTTTGGTGGAAGAAGCAAAGGTGAAGCATGCATTGTTAACCCATATCAGCAATCGATATACTAGAGAAGATGTCGCGCGAATTGAATCTGAAATTAAAGCCAAATCCACATTATCATTCCAGTTTGTAGAAGATTACGATTGTTATCAATTTTAA
- a CDS encoding helix-turn-helix domain-containing protein, translated as MDVIKHLQRAMVYIEDHLLEPFDLQTLSEYVEISPYHLEQSFTMIIGQTPQEYCRARRLTLAAKDLIHGANRLIDLAKRYQYSDTNAFAHDFSDYHGVSPLQAKLKKEQLKMQERLYLKLSTTAQKPYPYRLEELGDFSLVGCSRFIPSAELENHFIIPDFLEDLKVDGTLKDMIRYNDRAPHELFVISCPLDEGLEIFVGVPSERFPGHLEDRYLAHRQYALFNLQGEIDFVTSEAWHYIETSLQLLLPFERDALYIEIYPLDISFEDAFTKVQLCIPVNIDEN; from the coding sequence TTGGACGTCATCAAACATTTACAACGCGCAATGGTTTATATTGAAGATCATCTTTTAGAACCGTTTGATTTACAAACGTTAAGCGAGTACGTTGAAATTTCTCCTTATCATTTAGAACAATCTTTTACGATGATCATTGGACAAACGCCACAGGAATATTGTAGAGCGAGACGATTAACGCTTGCTGCAAAAGATTTGATACATGGTGCGAATCGGTTGATTGATCTCGCCAAACGGTATCAATATTCAGACACGAATGCATTTGCGCATGATTTTAGTGATTATCACGGGGTCTCCCCTTTACAAGCTAAATTAAAAAAAGAGCAACTCAAAATGCAGGAACGACTTTATTTGAAGTTATCTACGACCGCACAAAAGCCCTATCCTTATCGATTAGAGGAACTCGGTGATTTTTCACTGGTTGGTTGCTCACGTTTTATTCCATCAGCTGAATTAGAAAATCATTTTATTATTCCGGATTTTCTTGAAGATTTGAAAGTCGATGGGACTTTAAAGGATATGATACGATATAACGATCGTGCACCCCATGAGTTGTTTGTGATTAGTTGCCCACTTGATGAGGGTCTAGAGATTTTTGTTGGGGTTCCGAGTGAACGTTTTCCAGGTCATTTAGAAGATCGTTATTTAGCGCATCGTCAATACGCTTTATTTAATCTTCAAGGTGAAATTGATTTTGTGACAAGTGAAGCATGGCATTATATTGAGACTTCTCTACAGTTGTTACTCCCTTTTGAACGTGATGCACTTTACATAGAAATTTACCCATTAGACATTTCTTTTGAAGATGCATTTACAAAAGTGCAATTATGTATTCCTGTAAATATTGATGAAAATTAA
- the proC gene encoding pyrroline-5-carboxylate reductase produces MKLVFYGSGNMAHAIFTGIVNAQIVPAENIYLTNRSNEEMLKSYAESLGVRYSYDDASLLKDADYVFLGSKPHDFNQLAERIKNHIQPNNKFISIMAGLPISYIEEKINTTQPIARIMPNTNAHVGHSVTGVSFSPHFEAQSKDEILEIINAFGTAIEVEEAHLHQVTAITGSGPAFLYHVFEKYVHAGTQLGLEKSQVEESIKALIIGTSKMIERSDLSMEQLRKNITSKGGTTQAGLNALSQYDIEGIFADCLTAAVNRSIELANQEDPSS; encoded by the coding sequence ATGAAGCTTGTATTTTATGGTTCTGGGAATATGGCGCATGCAATTTTTACAGGTATTGTCAATGCGCAAATTGTACCTGCCGAAAACATTTATTTAACGAATCGTTCAAACGAAGAGATGTTAAAGTCGTATGCAGAATCTTTAGGGGTACGTTACAGCTATGATGACGCTTCATTATTAAAAGATGCGGATTATGTGTTCTTAGGTTCGAAACCTCATGATTTTAATCAATTAGCTGAAAGAATAAAAAATCACATTCAACCGAACAATAAATTTATTTCGATTATGGCGGGCCTCCCTATCTCATATATTGAAGAAAAAATTAATACGACTCAACCTATTGCGCGCATTATGCCGAATACGAATGCGCATGTCGGTCATTCTGTCACAGGTGTGAGCTTTTCACCTCATTTTGAGGCGCAATCAAAAGATGAAATTTTAGAAATTATCAATGCATTTGGTACGGCTATTGAAGTTGAAGAAGCGCATTTACATCAAGTCACTGCAATTACAGGAAGCGGTCCAGCTTTTTTGTATCACGTTTTTGAAAAATATGTTCATGCAGGCACACAGCTCGGTTTAGAAAAATCGCAAGTTGAAGAATCGATTAAAGCGTTAATCATCGGAACAAGTAAAATGATTGAGCGGTCGGACTTAAGTATGGAGCAATTAAGGAAAAATATTACATCTAAAGGTGGCACTACTCAAGCAGGACTTAACGCATTGTCGCAGTATGATATTGAAGGGATTTTTGCAGATTGTCTCACTGCGGCTGTCAATAGAAGTATTGAATTAGCGAATCAAGAAGACCCCTCATCATAA
- a CDS encoding aldo/keto reductase, with the protein MQKNVLKSGIAISELGLGCMSLGTNETQAMHIIDAAIEEGITYFDTADIYDKGINETLVGRALKKYQNRGDIVVGTKVGNHLKENGETFWDPSKRYIKENVKNSLRRLGIETLDLYMLHGGTIHDPLDETISAFDELKQEGVIRAYGLSSIRPNVIRYYLQHSQIETLMSQFNLIDNRPLPLLDEVQQCGVKLLARGPVFKGLLTPNADRVLAQKFQNGVFDYSYDALSATVTTLKEMNEALTPLAMQYLKSFDVLGSIIVGASSVEQVRQNAQSYRAEVPTHRLDQAKRSVKALQYEAHWEM; encoded by the coding sequence ATGCAAAAAAATGTATTAAAAAGTGGGATAGCAATATCTGAACTCGGATTAGGTTGTATGAGCTTAGGAACGAATGAGACACAAGCCATGCATATCATTGATGCCGCTATCGAAGAAGGAATCACCTACTTTGATACCGCTGATATTTATGATAAAGGTATCAACGAAACACTTGTGGGCCGTGCTCTAAAAAAATATCAAAATAGAGGGGATATTGTCGTCGGAACTAAAGTTGGGAATCATTTAAAAGAGAATGGTGAAACATTTTGGGATCCTTCTAAACGTTACATTAAAGAAAATGTAAAAAATTCTTTGCGACGTTTAGGGATAGAGACACTGGATTTATATATGTTACACGGTGGAACAATCCATGATCCACTGGATGAGACGATTAGTGCTTTTGATGAACTAAAACAAGAAGGTGTGATTCGTGCGTATGGCCTCTCTTCTATTCGCCCTAACGTCATTCGTTACTATTTGCAACATAGTCAAATCGAAACGTTAATGTCGCAATTTAATTTGATTGACAATCGTCCATTGCCATTATTAGATGAAGTTCAACAATGCGGTGTGAAGTTACTTGCACGAGGTCCAGTGTTTAAAGGATTATTAACCCCAAACGCTGATCGTGTATTAGCACAAAAATTTCAAAACGGGGTGTTTGATTATAGCTATGATGCACTTTCAGCTACAGTCACTACATTAAAAGAAATGAATGAAGCATTAACCCCTCTTGCAATGCAGTATTTAAAATCTTTTGATGTTCTCGGATCGATCATTGTTGGCGCAAGTTCGGTTGAACAAGTTCGACAAAACGCACAATCATATCGAGCAGAGGTGCCAACGCACCGATTAGATCAAGCGAAGCGAAGTGTGAAAGCATTACAATATGAAGCGCATTGGGAGATGTAA
- the prli42 gene encoding stressosome-associated protein Prli42, which translates to MRKVLIIVMLVAIVLALILTGVAPLLNM; encoded by the coding sequence ATGCGGAAAGTGTTAATTATCGTCATGCTAGTTGCCATCGTACTTGCATTGATTTTGACAGGTGTCGCACCATTATTAAATATGTAA
- a CDS encoding NUDIX hydrolase has translation MQFEEKTLSKECIYKGKIIEVEKHKVTLPNDATAFREVVKHPGAVAICALTPQREVILVKQYRKAMEQVLLEIPAGKLEPGEDRVEAAMRELEEETGFKAKNITLIGEVYGSPGFSDEKISIYFTDMLEQGTEKLDDDEFVEKVFYSIEAVEKAIRSHHIEDAKTLIAFQYLLLHYNHSK, from the coding sequence ATGCAATTTGAAGAAAAAACACTGTCAAAAGAATGCATTTACAAAGGGAAGATTATAGAAGTTGAAAAACATAAAGTGACTTTACCAAATGACGCCACTGCATTTCGAGAAGTCGTGAAACACCCCGGTGCCGTAGCCATTTGTGCACTCACACCTCAGCGTGAAGTGATTCTCGTCAAACAATACCGTAAAGCAATGGAGCAAGTCCTATTAGAAATCCCTGCAGGAAAGCTAGAACCTGGGGAAGATCGGGTAGAAGCAGCGATGAGAGAATTGGAGGAAGAAACCGGTTTTAAAGCTAAAAATATCACTTTAATTGGGGAAGTTTACGGGTCGCCTGGCTTTTCAGATGAGAAAATATCCATTTACTTCACTGATATGCTAGAACAAGGGACAGAAAAATTGGATGACGATGAATTTGTTGAGAAAGTATTTTATTCTATTGAAGCGGTTGAAAAAGCGATTCGTTCGCATCATATTGAAGACGCAAAGACCCTCATTGCTTTTCAATACCTATTATTACATTATAATCATTCTAAATAA
- a CDS encoding tripeptidase T — MINKERLVQTFLELVQINSETSQEGEIQPILKEKFLNLGLTVIEDDAKEKTGFGANNLICTLAATQDNADKIYFTSHMDTVEPGQNVKPIIKEDGYIYSDGTTVLGADDKAGLAVIFEVLQVIQEQQLPHGQLQFVITVGEESGLVGAKALNQADLDADYGFAIDSAVPVGDITIGAPYQMKVNATIHGKKAHASTPKEGISAINIAAHAISRMNLGQIDEVTTANIGKFQGGGPTNIVTDLVQIWAEARSHDKGKLDAQVDHMKKTFMQAAESHGCHAEVETELSYPGFRIETTDRVYKVAEQASKALGFDMHADIGGGGSDGNIINQLGIPTVILGVGYEKIHTTDERISKQSLYDLTHYILKIIETVSQANNRFQTQ; from the coding sequence ATGATAAATAAGGAAAGATTAGTACAAACGTTTTTAGAACTCGTTCAAATTAATTCAGAAACAAGTCAGGAAGGAGAAATTCAACCCATTTTAAAAGAAAAGTTTCTCAATCTGGGCTTAACTGTCATTGAAGACGATGCAAAAGAAAAGACTGGTTTTGGAGCCAATAATTTAATTTGTACATTGGCGGCGACTCAAGATAATGCGGATAAAATATATTTTACCAGTCATATGGACACAGTTGAACCTGGTCAAAACGTTAAACCGATAATCAAAGAAGATGGCTATATTTACTCAGATGGGACGACAGTCCTCGGTGCAGATGATAAAGCAGGATTAGCTGTCATTTTTGAAGTGTTACAAGTGATTCAAGAACAACAACTCCCACATGGCCAATTACAATTCGTCATTACAGTCGGGGAAGAATCAGGGCTCGTTGGTGCAAAAGCGCTCAATCAAGCAGATTTAGATGCGGATTACGGTTTTGCGATTGATTCTGCGGTCCCTGTTGGTGATATTACCATTGGTGCACCATACCAAATGAAAGTGAATGCAACGATTCATGGCAAAAAAGCGCATGCTAGCACACCTAAAGAAGGTATCAGCGCAATCAATATTGCCGCTCATGCGATTAGTCGAATGAACCTCGGCCAAATTGATGAAGTCACAACTGCAAATATTGGGAAATTTCAAGGCGGTGGCCCGACAAATATCGTGACGGATTTAGTCCAGATTTGGGCAGAAGCACGCTCTCACGATAAAGGCAAACTCGACGCACAAGTGGATCATATGAAGAAGACATTTATGCAAGCGGCTGAATCACATGGGTGCCATGCTGAGGTTGAAACGGAATTATCTTATCCAGGTTTCCGCATTGAGACGACAGATAGGGTATACAAAGTGGCTGAACAAGCTTCAAAAGCATTGGGATTTGATATGCATGCCGATATCGGCGGTGGAGGATCAGATGGCAATATCATCAATCAATTGGGAATTCCAACAGTGATCTTAGGTGTAGGCTACGAAAAAATTCACACGACAGATGAACGCATTTCGAAACAATCCTTATATGATTTAACGCATTATATTCTTAAAATTATTGAAACGGTTTCACAAGCTAATAACAGATTTCAGACACAATAA
- the gndA gene encoding NADP-dependent phosphogluconate dehydrogenase — MTQQIGVVGLAVMGKNLAWNIESRGYSVSVYNRSADKTDSMIEESKGKNIVPTYSIEAFVNSLEKPRKILLMVKAGEATDKTIDSLLPLLDHDDILIDGGNTNYLDTIRRNKALSESGINFIGMGVSGGEVGALTGPSLMPGGQEAAYHKVADILESISAKAKDGTPCVTYIGPNGAGHYVKMVHNGIEYADMQLIAESYIMMKDLLGMSHNDIAETFQSWNAGELESYLIEITGDIFTKLDEDGTPLVEKIMDKAGQKGTGKWTSINALELGAPLTIVTESVFARFISSLKDQRVKASQVLNGPTATFNGDKTAFLENIRRALYMSKICSYAQGFDQMKTASEMNEWQLQLGELAMIWREGCIIRAQFLQKIKDAYDNNRDLQNLLLDDYFKGIVTEYQSALREVVATGVQNGIALPGFAASINYYDSYRTENLPANLIQAQRDYFGAHTYQRKDQEGTFHTHWTK, encoded by the coding sequence ATGACACAACAAATCGGCGTAGTAGGTTTAGCCGTAATGGGAAAAAACCTAGCATGGAATATTGAATCACGAGGTTACAGTGTATCTGTATACAATCGTTCTGCTGACAAAACAGATTCGATGATTGAAGAATCAAAAGGGAAAAACATTGTACCGACTTATTCAATTGAAGCGTTTGTCAATTCTTTAGAAAAGCCACGTAAAATTTTATTAATGGTCAAGGCTGGAGAAGCAACTGACAAAACAATCGATAGCTTATTACCTTTATTAGATCACGACGATATTTTAATTGACGGTGGTAACACGAACTACTTAGATACGATTCGTCGAAATAAAGCATTATCAGAAAGTGGCATCAACTTTATTGGTATGGGTGTCTCTGGTGGAGAAGTCGGCGCATTAACGGGGCCATCATTAATGCCTGGTGGTCAGGAAGCTGCCTATCACAAAGTGGCAGATATTTTAGAATCTATCTCGGCTAAAGCTAAAGATGGAACACCTTGTGTCACTTACATTGGTCCAAATGGTGCAGGCCACTATGTTAAAATGGTGCATAATGGGATTGAATATGCAGACATGCAGTTAATTGCGGAAAGCTATATTATGATGAAAGATTTATTAGGCATGTCCCACAATGATATTGCTGAAACATTCCAATCATGGAATGCTGGCGAATTAGAAAGCTATCTTATTGAAATCACTGGTGATATTTTCACAAAACTTGATGAAGACGGAACGCCTCTTGTAGAAAAAATTATGGACAAAGCTGGACAAAAAGGGACAGGAAAATGGACGTCTATTAATGCATTAGAGCTTGGTGCCCCATTAACGATTGTGACAGAATCCGTTTTTGCACGCTTTATTTCTTCTTTAAAAGACCAACGTGTAAAAGCATCACAAGTTTTAAATGGTCCTACTGCGACATTCAACGGAGATAAAACGGCATTTCTTGAAAATATTCGTCGTGCATTATACATGAGTAAAATCTGTTCATATGCGCAAGGTTTCGATCAAATGAAAACAGCGAGCGAAATGAACGAGTGGCAACTTCAGTTAGGTGAACTTGCGATGATTTGGAGGGAAGGTTGTATCATCCGTGCACAATTCTTGCAAAAAATTAAAGATGCGTATGATAACAACCGTGATTTGCAAAACTTGTTATTAGATGACTATTTCAAAGGCATCGTTACAGAATATCAAAGCGCACTTCGTGAAGTTGTGGCAACAGGGGTTCAAAATGGTATCGCGCTCCCTGGATTCGCTGCAAGTATCAATTATTATGACAGTTACCGAACAGAAAACTTGCCTGCAAACTTAATTCAAGCGCAACGAGACTATTTTGGCGCGCACACTTATCAACGTAAAGATCAAGAGGGAACATTCCATACACATTGGACAAAATAA
- a CDS encoding SDR family NAD(P)-dependent oxidoreductase, with translation MKQGHFLLTGATSGLGFAIAQSLLNAHYTITLIVRDVNKARALFPNQDLQIIECDLTNMHDVLNLTQYFNSETRFDGMIHCAGLGYFKSILAHEPHEILQTYQVNMIHFSLLLNQCAPYLVKNPSIVGISSQAAFATQPYAAHYGGSKAALNHMLNALRIEQPHWHVLSVNVGPIRTPFHEKADPSGQYAQKMRHIMLDTDQLAGQILQAIQQRKSELNVPKVMHLLLKLYQLAPRLLEKYGRQFFLGKRRKE, from the coding sequence ATGAAACAAGGCCATTTTTTACTCACTGGTGCAACAAGTGGATTGGGCTTTGCAATTGCTCAATCTTTATTGAACGCGCATTATACTATTACACTGATTGTCCGTGATGTAAACAAAGCGCGAGCATTATTTCCAAACCAAGACCTTCAAATCATCGAATGCGACTTAACAAATATGCATGACGTCCTTAACCTTACGCAATATTTCAATTCGGAGACACGATTCGATGGGATGATTCATTGTGCTGGTTTAGGTTACTTTAAAAGTATACTCGCACACGAACCACACGAAATTTTACAAACGTATCAAGTCAATATGATCCATTTCTCACTGTTACTCAATCAATGCGCCCCTTATTTGGTTAAAAATCCATCCATTGTTGGTATTAGTAGTCAAGCTGCATTTGCTACACAACCCTATGCTGCACATTATGGCGGAAGTAAAGCCGCGTTAAACCATATGTTGAATGCATTGCGGATCGAACAACCCCATTGGCATGTGTTAAGTGTCAATGTCGGACCTATCCGCACGCCTTTTCACGAAAAAGCGGATCCTTCAGGTCAATATGCTCAAAAAATGCGTCACATCATGCTTGATACAGATCAATTAGCTGGCCAAATCTTACAAGCGATACAACAGCGTAAATCAGAATTGAATGTCCCCAAAGTCATGCACCTACTTTTAAAACTATATCAACTGGCACCACGTTTACTGGAGAAATACGGACGTCAATTTTTCTTAGGTAAACGTAGAAAAGAATAA
- the zwf gene encoding glucose-6-phosphate dehydrogenase yields the protein MNKTNNHVPALITIFGATGDLSHRKLFPSLFHLYQQDNLDERVAIIGIGRRELTNDDFRAQVKSSIQAHVQDTKHLDKFMQHIFYQPHDVSDEASYEKLLELSQSLDREFSLEGNRVFYLAMAPRFFGVVTDYLKSSGLTDTEGFKRLVIEKPFGSDLKSAEELNEQIRGSFKEEEIFRIDHYLGKDMVQNIEVLRFSNAMFEPLWNNKYISNIQVTSSEILGVEDRGGYYETSGALKDMVQNHMLQMVALLAMEPPISLNSDDIRAEKVKVLKSLHVLQPEEVRNQFVRGQYDQGFINGKEVSAYRDEDKVASDSKTPTFVSGKVEINNFRWAGVPFYIRTGKRMKRKSIQVVVEFKEVAMNLYYQKDKHLDSNLLVINIQPNEGVSIHLNGKKYVQGIETEPVQLSYAMSAQDKMNTVDAYENLLYDVLKGDATNFTHWEELKSTWKFVDSIQEAWDHFEPEFPNYDSGTNGPLESDLLLSRDGFKWWNDIQ from the coding sequence TTGAATAAGACAAACAATCATGTCCCAGCACTTATTACAATATTCGGTGCAACCGGCGATTTAAGTCACCGCAAATTATTTCCATCACTTTTTCACTTATATCAACAAGATAATTTAGATGAAAGAGTTGCGATTATTGGTATCGGAAGACGTGAATTAACAAACGATGATTTTAGAGCGCAAGTTAAATCTTCTATTCAGGCCCACGTACAAGATACAAAACATTTGGATAAATTTATGCAGCATATTTTCTATCAACCTCATGATGTCAGTGATGAGGCCAGCTACGAAAAATTATTAGAATTGAGTCAGTCACTCGATCGTGAATTTTCGTTGGAAGGCAACCGAGTGTTTTATTTAGCGATGGCGCCTCGATTTTTTGGTGTCGTTACAGATTATTTAAAGTCTTCAGGTTTAACGGATACAGAGGGTTTCAAACGTTTGGTCATTGAAAAACCTTTTGGCAGTGACTTGAAATCGGCCGAAGAATTAAATGAACAAATTCGAGGCTCTTTTAAAGAGGAAGAGATTTTTCGGATTGATCATTACTTAGGTAAAGACATGGTACAAAATATTGAAGTGTTACGTTTTAGTAATGCGATGTTTGAACCGCTTTGGAATAATAAATATATTTCCAACATTCAAGTGACCTCATCAGAAATATTAGGTGTAGAAGATCGTGGTGGCTATTACGAAACGAGCGGTGCATTGAAAGATATGGTGCAAAATCACATGTTACAAATGGTCGCACTGTTAGCCATGGAACCACCAATCAGTTTGAATAGTGACGATATTCGTGCTGAGAAAGTCAAAGTACTAAAGTCATTGCATGTTTTACAACCGGAAGAAGTGAGAAATCAATTTGTTCGAGGACAATATGATCAAGGGTTTATCAATGGGAAAGAAGTGAGCGCTTATCGTGATGAAGATAAGGTTGCATCTGACTCAAAAACACCTACATTTGTATCAGGAAAAGTTGAAATCAACAACTTTAGATGGGCAGGCGTTCCATTTTATATTCGTACAGGTAAAAGAATGAAACGAAAATCCATTCAAGTTGTCGTTGAATTTAAAGAAGTCGCGATGAACTTGTATTACCAAAAAGATAAGCATTTAGATTCAAACTTATTAGTTATTAATATTCAACCCAATGAAGGTGTATCGATACATCTGAATGGAAAAAAATATGTCCAAGGCATTGAAACGGAACCTGTCCAATTGTCTTATGCGATGAGTGCACAAGATAAAATGAACACGGTAGATGCTTACGAAAACTTATTATATGACGTATTAAAAGGTGACGCCACAAACTTTACGCATTGGGAAGAATTAAAATCAACTTGGAAGTTTGTTGATTCCATTCAAGAAGCATGGGATCATTTTGAACCAGAATTTCCAAACTATGATTCAGGTACAAATGGTCCATTAGAAAGTGATTTACTTTTAAGTCGTGATGGCTTTAAATGGTGGAATGATATTCAATAA
- a CDS encoding Fur family transcriptional regulator — MEERLNRVKQQLQQSSYKLTPQREATVRVLIENEADHLSAEDVYLKVKEKAPEIGLATVYRTLELLADLKVVDKVSFGDGVSRFDLRKEGSKHFHHHLVCMECGRVDEIDEDLLPQVEERVENEFNFKILDHRLTFHGICETCQKEGKG, encoded by the coding sequence GTGGAGGAAAGACTAAATCGCGTGAAGCAACAGTTGCAACAGTCTTCATATAAATTAACACCACAACGTGAAGCAACCGTACGGGTATTAATCGAAAATGAGGCTGACCATCTTAGTGCCGAAGATGTGTATTTAAAGGTGAAAGAAAAAGCACCAGAAATCGGATTAGCAACTGTTTATCGCACGTTAGAATTATTAGCCGATTTAAAAGTTGTTGACAAAGTGAGTTTTGGCGACGGCGTATCACGGTTCGATTTAAGAAAAGAGGGGTCAAAACATTTCCATCATCACCTTGTATGTATGGAGTGTGGTCGTGTAGATGAAATTGATGAAGATTTGCTTCCTCAAGTCGAGGAGCGTGTCGAAAACGAATTTAACTTTAAAATATTAGACCACAGACTAACATTTCATGGTATTTGCGAAACATGTCAAAAAGAGGGAAAAGGCTAA